In the Campylobacter showae genome, one interval contains:
- a CDS encoding sulfite exporter TauE/SafE family protein gives MAPSRLKFTNEIYRSNLMSDAEFVSILSVAALSSVGHCAGMCGGFAIVLARFLSGKGKFFSAAMIAGYNLARICAYMLLGFIFGSFGGVFTLSLAARGYLFFTVGVFTAVLGAALIRRGTLLNFIEKNAFLSKILNEKMKAAIAKNSVLGFLTLGFLNGLLPCGVVYYFLALALASGSGAKGVAIAATFGAVSFFAMSFYALVLKVVSEKFKKYALNLSGAAIIIYGIYLAFIGFTASNG, from the coding sequence TTGGCTCCATCGCGGCTAAAATTTACAAATGAAATCTATCGGTCAAATTTAATGAGCGACGCGGAGTTTGTTTCGATTTTGAGCGTCGCGGCGCTTAGCTCAGTGGGCCACTGCGCGGGTATGTGCGGCGGTTTTGCTATCGTGCTCGCGCGGTTTTTGAGCGGCAAAGGTAAATTTTTTAGCGCAGCGATGATAGCGGGATATAACCTGGCTAGAATTTGCGCTTATATGCTGCTTGGCTTTATTTTCGGGTCGTTTGGCGGCGTATTTACGCTATCTCTTGCGGCGCGAGGCTACTTGTTTTTTACCGTCGGCGTTTTTACGGCGGTTTTGGGCGCGGCGCTCATTAGGCGCGGGACGCTACTTAATTTTATCGAGAAAAACGCATTTTTATCCAAAATTTTAAACGAAAAAATGAAAGCCGCGATCGCCAAAAATAGCGTGCTTGGGTTTTTAACGCTCGGATTTTTAAACGGACTGCTGCCGTGCGGGGTAGTTTATTATTTTTTAGCTTTGGCCTTAGCTAGCGGCAGCGGCGCAAAGGGCGTAGCCATCGCCGCGACTTTCGGCGCGGTTAGCTTTTTTGCGATGAGCTTTTACGCGCTGGTTTTAAAGGTCGTGAGCGAAAAATTTAAAAAATACGCGCTAAATTTAAGCGGGGCGGCAATAATAATTTACGGAATTTACCTGGCTTTTATAGGATTTACGGCGAGCAATGGATAA
- the carA gene encoding glutamine-hydrolyzing carbamoyl-phosphate synthase small subunit produces the protein MRAYIYLENGVFLQAKAFGASGTASGEMVFNTSLTGYQEIMSDPSYAGQFIVFTMPEIGIVGVNEDDMESAKIHASGVLMRDFNSTASNFRSQKSLEEFFKEQGKFGVYDIDTRFLTKMLRDNGALHAVISTEISDEKELKKLLENSPRISEINYVAKVSTEQIYVHENGAWDHVSKAYSALKSNGKKIAVIDYGVKRNILNELCEMGLETQIYPHDVQADELIAKFNKGEINGVFLSNGPGEPKALKNEIAQIKKLIEARVPIFGICLGHQLLSNAFGFETYKLKFGQHGANHPVLNLQTKAVEITAQNHNYNVPEEIAQVAHITHRNLFDGTIEGVRYKDYPVFSVQHHPEASGGPSESKYIFKQFLEIL, from the coding sequence GTGAGAGCTTATATCTACCTTGAAAACGGCGTTTTTTTGCAGGCTAAGGCCTTTGGCGCGAGCGGTACGGCTAGCGGCGAAATGGTCTTTAATACAAGCCTAACCGGCTATCAAGAGATTATGAGCGATCCTAGCTATGCGGGGCAGTTTATCGTCTTTACGATGCCCGAGATCGGTATAGTAGGCGTAAACGAAGACGATATGGAGAGCGCCAAAATCCACGCTAGCGGCGTTTTGATGAGGGATTTTAACTCTACCGCGTCAAATTTCCGCTCACAAAAAAGCTTGGAAGAATTTTTCAAAGAGCAAGGTAAATTCGGCGTTTACGACATCGACACGAGATTTTTAACCAAGATGCTACGCGATAACGGTGCGTTACATGCAGTGATCTCGACTGAAATTTCAGACGAAAAAGAGCTAAAAAAACTGCTCGAAAACTCGCCTAGAATCTCGGAGATAAACTACGTCGCAAAGGTGAGCACGGAGCAAATTTACGTTCACGAAAACGGCGCCTGGGATCACGTGAGCAAAGCCTACTCTGCGCTAAAATCAAACGGCAAAAAGATCGCCGTCATCGACTACGGCGTGAAGCGAAACATCCTAAACGAGCTTTGCGAAATGGGCCTTGAGACGCAAATTTATCCGCACGACGTGCAAGCAGACGAGCTCATCGCCAAATTTAACAAAGGCGAGATAAACGGCGTGTTTCTCTCAAACGGCCCTGGCGAACCAAAAGCTCTAAAAAACGAGATCGCACAGATAAAAAAACTGATCGAGGCGAGGGTGCCGATTTTTGGCATTTGCCTAGGCCATCAGCTGCTTAGCAATGCATTCGGCTTTGAAACGTACAAGCTAAAATTCGGTCAGCACGGCGCAAATCACCCGGTTTTAAATTTGCAAACCAAAGCAGTCGAGATAACGGCGCAAAACCACAACTACAACGTTCCCGAGGAGATCGCGCAGGTCGCCCATATCACGCATAGAAATCTTTTCGACGGCACGATCGAGGGCGTGAGATACAAGGATTATCCGGTATTTTCGGTGCAGCATCACCCCGAGGCTAGCGGCGGGCCGAGCGAGAGCAAGTATATCTTTAAACAATTTTTAGAAATTTTATAG
- a CDS encoding MotE family protein: MKKFLILLTLNLCVWGASDANVQSPAQSGFKIPVDCVSIFETRKDELKRELVKIDEARQALEAFRASSAALFEERNAKLAVKEAEINATLARAQEEKKQTEQLLKKNEEIVKELKAMTSDKVGETYGKMKDQAAADVLSAMDRADAASIMYSLSPKKISAIMAKMEPTAASEITLLIKQGPPFIKAEKNVTQEVSPTSPDGPAGNLLNL, encoded by the coding sequence TTGAAAAAATTTTTGATTTTACTAACTTTAAATTTATGTGTTTGGGGAGCAAGCGACGCAAATGTTCAAAGCCCGGCGCAAAGCGGCTTTAAGATCCCGGTGGACTGCGTTTCGATATTTGAAACCAGAAAAGACGAGCTAAAAAGAGAGCTTGTCAAAATAGACGAAGCAAGGCAGGCTTTGGAGGCTTTTAGAGCGAGTTCGGCGGCGCTTTTTGAGGAGCGAAACGCCAAGCTAGCCGTCAAAGAGGCCGAGATAAACGCAACTCTAGCCCGCGCGCAAGAGGAAAAAAAGCAAACCGAGCAGCTGCTAAAGAAAAACGAGGAAATCGTAAAAGAGCTAAAAGCGATGACTAGCGACAAGGTCGGCGAGACCTACGGCAAGATGAAAGATCAAGCCGCCGCCGACGTGCTAAGCGCGATGGATAGGGCGGATGCGGCTAGTATCATGTACTCGCTAAGCCCTAAAAAAATCTCCGCGATAATGGCTAAAATGGAGCCTACCGCAGCGTCTGAAATCACGCTTTTAATCAAGCAAGGCCCGCCGTTTATAAAGGCTGAGAAAAACGTAACGCAAGAAGTCTCTCCGACTTCGCCCGACGGTCCGGCGGGTAATCTGCTAAATTTATAA
- a CDS encoding adenylosuccinate synthase translates to MSKADVIVGVQWGDEGKGKIVDLLSGGYDMVCRCQGGHNAGHTIVVEGKKIALHQVPSGILHKNIINIIGNGVVLCPAEIIEELKQFGDVSGRLFISDKAHLNLPYHAQIDQAKEKAKGAHAIGTTGKGIGPAYSDKISRSGHRVGELKNPEKLCDAILADFAANKAFLDVLGVKAPAREELLGELKSYEAALAKFIVDTTHMVWEAIDADKKILLEGAQGTLLDIDHGTYPFVTSSNTVTAGSCSGIGLSPKNVGEVIGIIKAYTTRVGNGAFPTEDMGEDGEKIRDIGREYGATTGRPRRTGWFDAVGVRYAARLDGVDKFALMKLDVLDGFKKVKICKAYEKNGKIIEYFPSDLEGVKPVYEELDGWDKVEGARKFDDLPANAKAFIKRIEEITGVKVGIVSTSPEREDTIVR, encoded by the coding sequence ATGAGCAAGGCTGACGTGATAGTGGGCGTGCAGTGGGGAGACGAAGGTAAGGGCAAGATCGTAGATCTGCTAAGCGGCGGCTATGATATGGTGTGCAGATGTCAAGGCGGGCACAACGCGGGCCACACGATCGTCGTAGAGGGCAAGAAAATCGCATTGCATCAGGTTCCCTCAGGCATACTTCATAAAAATATAATCAACATCATCGGTAACGGCGTCGTGCTCTGCCCGGCCGAGATAATCGAAGAGCTAAAGCAGTTCGGAGATGTCTCGGGGCGGCTATTTATCAGCGACAAGGCGCATTTAAATTTACCTTATCACGCGCAAATCGACCAAGCCAAAGAAAAGGCCAAAGGCGCACACGCTATCGGCACGACTGGCAAGGGTATAGGGCCTGCGTATAGCGACAAAATCAGCCGCAGCGGACACCGCGTAGGAGAGCTAAAAAACCCCGAAAAGCTTTGCGACGCGATTTTGGCCGATTTTGCGGCAAATAAAGCGTTTTTAGACGTTTTAGGCGTCAAAGCGCCTGCGCGCGAGGAGCTTTTGGGCGAACTAAAGAGCTACGAGGCGGCGCTGGCTAAATTTATAGTAGATACCACACACATGGTTTGGGAAGCCATAGACGCGGATAAGAAAATTTTGCTTGAGGGCGCGCAGGGCACACTGCTAGACATCGATCACGGCACGTATCCTTTTGTAACCAGCTCAAACACCGTAACAGCAGGCAGCTGCAGCGGTATCGGACTAAGCCCTAAAAACGTCGGCGAGGTAATCGGCATCATCAAAGCCTATACGACTAGAGTCGGTAACGGCGCTTTCCCGACCGAGGATATGGGCGAAGACGGCGAAAAGATACGCGATATCGGACGCGAATACGGCGCTACGACGGGCAGGCCGCGCCGCACGGGTTGGTTTGACGCAGTCGGCGTGAGATATGCAGCGAGGCTTGACGGCGTGGATAAATTTGCGTTGATGAAGCTTGACGTTTTAGACGGCTTTAAAAAGGTAAAAATTTGCAAAGCCTACGAGAAAAACGGCAAGATAATCGAGTATTTCCCAAGCGATTTGGAGGGCGTAAAGCCGGTCTACGAGGAGCTTGACGGCTGGGATAAGGTAGAAGGGGCGCGTAAATTTGACGATCTGCCCGCAAATGCAAAGGCCTTTATCAAACGCATCGAGGAGATCACGGGCGTAAAGGTCGGCATAGTATCTACTAGCCCGGAGCGCGAAGACACGATAGTTCGATAA
- a CDS encoding cytochrome c oxidase, cbb3-type, CcoQ subunit translates to MDAQTLRDIQGYGAFIFLAVCAALLYGYYFHLYRSEKSGRRNYERYSDLALKDGIDEEILESASIEQNAKKEK, encoded by the coding sequence ATGGATGCGCAGACTCTAAGAGATATCCAAGGATACGGAGCTTTTATCTTTCTAGCCGTGTGCGCCGCGCTTCTTTACGGATACTATTTTCATCTTTATAGATCCGAAAAGAGCGGCAGGCGAAACTACGAAAGATACTCCGACCTCGCCCTAAAAGACGGTATCGACGAGGAAATTTTAGAGTCTGCGTCCATAGAGCAAAACGCTAAAAAGGAAAAATAA
- the ccoN gene encoding cytochrome-c oxidase, cbb3-type subunit I — translation MRLDRALSYDYTVAKYFMFATILFGIVGMGIGVLIAFQMAYPDLNYLAGEYGTFSRLRPLHTAGVIFGFMLSGVFATWYYIGQRVLKVSMSESPFLMTVGKLHFWIYMLVMAGGVFSLLAGVSTSKEYAELEWPLDIGVVVLWVLWGVSIFGLIGIRRERTLYISVWYFIATFLGIAMLYLFNNMAVPTKLVSGYGNWWHSVSMYAGANDALVQWWYGHNAVAFVFTVPIIAQIYYFLPKESGQPIFSYKLSIFSFWSLMFLYLWAGGHHLIYSAVPDWMQTMGSVFSVVLILPSWGSAINMLLTMRGEWQQLRENPLIKFMILGSTFYMFSTLEGPILAIKSVNALAHFTDWVPGHVHDGTLGWVGFMTMAALYHMTPRVFKREIYSKSLMETQFWIQTIGIVLYFSSMWIAGITQGMMWRATDEYGNLAYSFIDTVINIVPYYWIRAVGGLLYLLGFFIFVYNIYKSFGAKALVKEPLSASPAGVKEVANV, via the coding sequence ATGCGACTAGACAGGGCGCTAAGCTACGACTACACGGTCGCCAAGTATTTTATGTTCGCGACGATACTGTTTGGGATAGTCGGCATGGGCATAGGCGTGCTGATAGCCTTTCAGATGGCATATCCCGATCTAAACTATCTCGCGGGCGAATACGGCACCTTTAGCCGCCTAAGACCGCTGCACACGGCGGGCGTGATATTCGGATTCATGCTTTCGGGCGTATTTGCGACGTGGTACTACATCGGACAGAGGGTTTTGAAGGTCTCGATGAGCGAGTCGCCGTTTTTGATGACGGTGGGCAAGCTACACTTTTGGATATATATGCTGGTTATGGCAGGCGGCGTGTTTAGCCTACTTGCGGGCGTTAGCACGTCAAAAGAATACGCCGAGCTAGAGTGGCCGCTAGATATCGGCGTGGTCGTGCTTTGGGTACTTTGGGGCGTTAGTATATTCGGCCTTATCGGTATCCGCCGCGAGAGGACGCTTTATATTTCGGTTTGGTATTTTATCGCGACGTTTCTGGGTATCGCGATGCTTTATTTGTTTAACAACATGGCCGTGCCGACTAAGTTGGTTTCCGGCTACGGCAACTGGTGGCACTCGGTCTCGATGTATGCCGGAGCTAACGACGCGCTAGTGCAGTGGTGGTACGGGCATAACGCCGTGGCGTTTGTGTTTACCGTGCCGATAATCGCTCAAATTTACTATTTCCTTCCTAAAGAGAGCGGTCAGCCGATATTTTCTTACAAGCTTTCGATTTTCTCGTTTTGGAGTCTCATGTTTCTTTACCTTTGGGCGGGCGGACACCATCTGATCTACTCTGCGGTGCCTGATTGGATGCAGACGATGGGCTCGGTCTTTTCGGTGGTTTTGATACTGCCGTCTTGGGGTTCGGCGATAAATATGCTTCTAACGATGCGCGGCGAGTGGCAGCAGCTTAGAGAAAATCCTCTTATCAAATTTATGATTTTAGGCTCGACGTTTTATATGTTTTCTACTCTTGAAGGGCCGATTTTAGCGATAAAGTCCGTAAATGCTCTAGCCCACTTTACCGACTGGGTGCCGGGTCACGTGCACGACGGTACGCTAGGCTGGGTCGGCTTTATGACGATGGCGGCGCTTTATCACATGACGCCTCGCGTATTTAAACGCGAAATTTACTCAAAATCCTTGATGGAAACCCAGTTTTGGATACAGACTATCGGCATAGTGCTTTACTTTTCCTCGATGTGGATCGCGGGCATCACTCAGGGTATGATGTGGCGCGCGACGGACGAATACGGAAATTTAGCCTACTCGTTTATCGATACGGTGATAAATATCGTGCCGTACTACTGGATCAGAGCCGTAGGCGGACTACTCTATCTGCTTGGATTTTTTATATTTGTTTATAATATCTACAAGAGTTTTGGCGCCAAAGCGCTCGTAAAAGAGCCGCTAAGCGCGAGTCCTGCGGGCGTAAAGGAGGTTGCTAATGTTTAG
- a CDS encoding response regulator transcription factor produces the protein MKNFKELTLLLVEDEDSIRESMQEVFGGVFQKVISASNGDEGLKKFKKFSPDIVIADIMMPIMDGLEMSRQIKEFSKNTPVVILSAYSEKEKLLKAIDVGIDKYVIKPIDMDELFVVLEQIVKTKIIGADIIEISGGYSFNQTKKVLVKNGVEIALTKKELAFISLLVKRIGTLVLTEEIRNVVWFGEKVNDPAVRTFIKRIRDKVGAGLIKNSPGLGYKIELKK, from the coding sequence ATGAAAAATTTTAAAGAGCTAACGCTACTGCTAGTCGAGGACGAGGATAGCATAAGGGAGTCGATGCAAGAGGTTTTCGGCGGCGTATTTCAAAAGGTTATTTCGGCCTCAAACGGCGACGAAGGTCTTAAGAAATTTAAAAAATTTAGCCCCGATATCGTAATAGCCGACATCATGATGCCTATCATGGACGGACTTGAGATGTCAAGGCAGATAAAAGAGTTCTCAAAAAACACGCCAGTAGTGATCCTAAGCGCATATAGCGAAAAGGAAAAGCTGCTAAAAGCTATCGACGTGGGTATCGATAAATACGTGATCAAGCCTATCGACATGGACGAGCTTTTCGTCGTGCTGGAGCAGATCGTAAAAACCAAAATCATAGGTGCCGATATCATCGAGATTTCTGGCGGATATTCGTTTAATCAAACCAAAAAAGTGCTCGTAAAAAACGGCGTCGAGATCGCGCTAACCAAAAAAGAGCTGGCCTTTATCTCGCTTTTAGTTAAGCGCATAGGTACGCTCGTTTTAACCGAGGAGATCAGAAACGTGGTGTGGTTTGGCGAAAAGGTAAACGATCCGGCCGTTAGAACATTTATCAAGCGAATACGCGATAAAGTGGGCGCCGGTCTCATCAAAAATTCGCCGGGTCTGGGTTATAAAATCGAGCTGAAAAAGTAA
- a CDS encoding PAS domain S-box protein, whose product MDNIKARFRQYQEAIEASNIVSKTDTNGTITFVNDEFCKMSGFTREELIGANHNIVRHPEVPKDVYARLWETILAKKVHKGTIRNRTKDGRDVYLNTTIIPILNLSGEIEEFLAIRYDVTDVINLNNELEKTKKELLNLNENLENRVAEQTAELVNLNQNLENLVKAEIKKNEEKTKMLFLQSRLASMGEMIANIAHQWRQPLNELSITLFKLKEGVKTNEKFEAGYEHAKRVIKGMSQTIEDFRNFFSVEREREAFLPSAAVENALKMVQGTYEKEGIDVNLELKSEGQIYGFESQLCQAVIILLSNAKDALANKKSDKKVTLTLETKDKFAIIRVTDNAGGIKEEIMDKIFEPYFTTKHPSVGTGIGLYMLKSIAKNHGGSAGAKNVKFGAEFEIKLPLKDGK is encoded by the coding sequence ATGGATAACATCAAAGCAAGATTCAGGCAGTATCAAGAGGCTATCGAGGCTAGTAATATCGTCTCAAAGACCGATACTAACGGCACTATCACCTTCGTAAACGACGAGTTTTGTAAGATGTCGGGCTTTACGCGCGAGGAGCTAATCGGTGCAAATCACAACATCGTGCGACATCCTGAAGTGCCAAAGGACGTTTACGCGCGGCTTTGGGAGACGATTTTAGCCAAAAAAGTGCACAAAGGCACGATAAGAAACCGTACCAAAGACGGCCGCGACGTCTATCTAAACACGACTATCATCCCGATTTTAAATTTAAGCGGCGAGATCGAGGAATTTCTTGCGATCAGGTACGACGTGACGGACGTGATAAATCTCAACAACGAGCTTGAAAAGACGAAAAAAGAGCTGTTAAATTTAAATGAAAATCTCGAAAACAGGGTCGCCGAGCAGACGGCAGAGCTCGTAAATTTAAACCAAAATCTAGAAAATTTGGTAAAGGCCGAGATCAAGAAAAACGAGGAAAAGACCAAAATGCTCTTTTTGCAGTCGCGTCTAGCCTCGATGGGCGAGATGATCGCAAACATCGCTCACCAGTGGCGTCAGCCGCTAAACGAGCTTAGTATTACGCTTTTTAAACTAAAAGAGGGCGTCAAGACAAACGAGAAATTCGAGGCCGGCTACGAGCACGCAAAGCGCGTGATAAAGGGCATGTCGCAAACGATCGAGGATTTTAGAAACTTTTTTAGCGTCGAGCGCGAGAGGGAGGCTTTCTTGCCCTCGGCTGCGGTAGAAAACGCGCTAAAGATGGTGCAGGGAACCTACGAAAAAGAGGGCATAGACGTAAATTTGGAGCTAAAAAGCGAGGGGCAAATTTACGGTTTTGAGTCGCAGCTTTGTCAGGCCGTGATTATCCTGCTTTCTAACGCCAAAGATGCGCTGGCAAATAAAAAAAGCGATAAAAAAGTAACGCTAACGTTAGAAACAAAGGATAAATTTGCTATCATAAGAGTAACGGATAATGCAGGAGGCATAAAAGAGGAGATAATGGACAAGATTTTTGAGCCTTATTTTACCACCAAGCACCCGAGCGTAGGCACCGGTATCGGCCTATATATGCTAAAAAGCATAGCTAAAAATCACGGCGGAAGCGCCGGCGCTAAAAACGTAAAATTTGGAGCGGAATTTGAGATAAAACTGCCGCTAAAGGATGGAAAATGA
- a CDS encoding DUF507 family protein, whose product MRIKLPHTPYIAHKIAIDLLKSGFVNLTRGVEPVAACAKEILDNDLQKEKALEERVNEVLAENEDDMESMQVDRKNMFWLVKKKLAKEYGVILTYEDRFSNVAHLVLESAWKKGLIDYTVSENRIKNIIYGSIEDYLKTYEILQDVVIDKIDGYKRKLIPGTEEYDIVFERLYEDELRKRGML is encoded by the coding sequence ATGCGTATAAAACTCCCACACACACCCTACATCGCGCACAAAATCGCTATTGATTTATTAAAGTCCGGATTCGTAAATTTAACGCGCGGAGTAGAGCCCGTAGCGGCATGCGCGAAAGAAATTTTAGATAACGATTTACAAAAAGAAAAAGCTCTTGAAGAGCGCGTAAACGAGGTGCTCGCCGAGAACGAAGACGATATGGAGAGCATGCAAGTCGATAGAAAAAATATGTTTTGGCTCGTAAAAAAGAAACTCGCCAAAGAGTACGGCGTGATACTTACGTACGAAGACCGCTTTAGCAACGTCGCCCACCTCGTGCTTGAAAGCGCTTGGAAAAAGGGACTCATCGACTACACGGTCTCCGAAAACCGTATCAAAAACATCATCTACGGCTCGATCGAAGACTATCTAAAAACGTATGAAATTTTACAAGACGTGGTCATCGACAAGATCGACGGCTACAAGCGCAAACTGATCCCGGGCACCGAGGAGTACGACATCGTATTTGAGCGGCTGTACGAGGACGAGCTAAGAAAACGAGGCATGCTGTGA
- a CDS encoding ATP phosphoribosyltransferase regulatory subunit, whose amino-acid sequence MSEFDANVYEHEIPSGTRLYFGQSAKIKRKIERAASEILEKNGFHEIVTPFFSYHQHLSVQPTALVRFSDHENHQISLRADSTVDVVRIVLRRLKDTEPKRWFYIQPVFKYPSAEIYQIGAELIGESDLATSVKIAKELFESFDLAPVLQISHIAIPQIVCRLLNLPISIFEHGEIEKILNQNEEWLKRLAFVNTVADIDEILPLVPNEIKTALLEIKKLAQAVKYENLRIVPLYYSKMRYYDKLFFRFLDGNAVLSGGGNYEIEGIKSSGFGVYTDALIENLDQKERV is encoded by the coding sequence GTGAGCGAATTTGACGCAAACGTTTACGAGCACGAGATACCGAGCGGCACGAGGCTGTATTTCGGGCAAAGCGCGAAAATAAAAAGAAAGATCGAGCGTGCGGCGAGCGAAATTTTGGAAAAAAACGGATTTCACGAGATCGTGACGCCTTTTTTCTCGTATCATCAGCATCTAAGCGTGCAACCCACGGCTCTGGTGCGCTTTAGTGATCATGAAAATCACCAAATCAGCCTGCGTGCCGATAGCACCGTGGATGTCGTGCGTATCGTGCTTAGACGCCTAAAAGACACCGAGCCTAAACGCTGGTTTTATATCCAGCCCGTTTTTAAGTACCCCAGCGCCGAAATTTATCAAATCGGCGCCGAGCTAATCGGCGAGAGCGATCTGGCTACTAGCGTCAAGATCGCAAAGGAGCTTTTTGAGTCGTTTGATCTCGCGCCCGTGCTACAAATCAGCCACATCGCGATCCCGCAGATCGTGTGTAGGCTCTTAAATTTACCCATTTCGATATTTGAGCACGGCGAGATCGAAAAAATCCTAAATCAAAACGAGGAGTGGCTAAAAAGGCTAGCCTTCGTAAATACGGTTGCGGACATCGACGAGATTTTGCCGCTAGTGCCGAACGAGATAAAAACCGCGCTGCTTGAGATAAAAAAGCTAGCCCAAGCGGTAAAATATGAAAATTTAAGAATTGTTCCGTTATATTATTCAAAGATGAGGTATTACGACAAGCTATTTTTTAGATTTTTAGACGGCAATGCCGTGCTAAGCGGCGGCGGCAACTACGAGATAGAAGGCATCAAAAGCAGCGGATTTGGCGTATATACCGACGCGTTAATCGAAAATTTAGATCAAAAGGAGAGAGTATGA
- the ccoO gene encoding cytochrome-c oxidase, cbb3-type subunit II produces the protein MFSWLEKNPFFFAVMVFIFIAYAGVIEILPDFANRARPLEGTKPPTVLQLAGKHVYMKDSCNACHTQQIRPFKAETDRYGMYSLSGEYAFDRPHLWGSKRTGPDLWRVGNYRTTDWHENHMKEPTSVVPGSIMPAYKHHFSNNADIETAYGEAVTTKKVFGVPYDVEGMPRLGTYEEAQAAVKEEAAAIVEEMKDEEVKKAFERGEIREIVALIAYLNSLK, from the coding sequence ATGTTTAGTTGGTTAGAAAAAAATCCCTTCTTTTTCGCGGTTATGGTTTTTATATTTATCGCCTATGCGGGCGTGATCGAGATTTTGCCTGATTTTGCCAACAGAGCTAGGCCGCTTGAGGGCACCAAGCCGCCGACGGTTTTACAGCTTGCGGGCAAACACGTGTATATGAAAGATAGCTGTAACGCCTGCCATACGCAGCAAATTCGCCCTTTTAAGGCCGAGACCGATAGATACGGCATGTATTCGCTTAGCGGCGAGTATGCGTTTGACCGCCCGCATCTTTGGGGGTCAAAGAGAACCGGCCCCGACCTTTGGCGCGTGGGTAACTACCGCACCACTGACTGGCACGAAAATCATATGAAAGAGCCGACCTCCGTGGTGCCGGGCTCTATAATGCCTGCTTACAAGCATCACTTTAGCAACAACGCCGATATCGAGACGGCATACGGCGAGGCGGTAACGACGAAAAAGGTATTTGGCGTACCGTACGACGTAGAGGGTATGCCAAGACTAGGCACCTACGAGGAGGCTCAAGCAGCGGTCAAAGAAGAAGCCGCCGCTATAGTTGAGGAGATGAAGGACGAGGAGGTCAAAAAGGCCTTTGAGCGCGGAGAGATCCGCGAGATAGTGGCGCTCATCGCCTATCTAAATAGCTTAAAATAG
- a CDS encoding flagellar export protein FliJ — MKSKFTQIVNIKKRNLDKIELNLARTRNEAAMIEGFIAQAAEQISKFEMPSSGSAADLRGSLELLGAMRREKNLLTERLELTKKSIAHLERQYKAANLEYEKMKYLQTQDFSAQIEKIKKAEAAALDEFATMNFTRQKEAKA; from the coding sequence ATGAAAAGCAAATTTACGCAAATCGTAAATATAAAAAAGCGAAATTTAGACAAAATCGAGCTAAATTTGGCAAGAACCAGAAACGAAGCGGCGATGATAGAGGGCTTCATAGCGCAGGCCGCCGAGCAAATTTCAAAATTTGAAATGCCCTCAAGCGGCTCTGCGGCCGATCTACGCGGTTCGCTAGAGCTTTTGGGCGCTATGCGGCGAGAAAAAAATCTGCTAACCGAGCGGCTAGAGCTAACGAAAAAAAGCATCGCGCACCTCGAGCGGCAGTACAAGGCGGCCAATCTAGAGTACGAAAAGATGAAATACCTGCAAACCCAGGACTTTAGCGCGCAAATAGAAAAGATAAAAAAGGCCGAAGCGGCGGCTCTGGACGAGTTTGCGACGATGAATTTTACTAGGCAAAAAGAGGCGAAGGCTTGA